A genome region from Equus caballus isolate H_3958 breed thoroughbred chromosome 19, TB-T2T, whole genome shotgun sequence includes the following:
- the LOC138919024 gene encoding collagen, type I, alpha 1a-like gives MIKHKIRDSGTCGRLAAPATLGGSLSLRGTAAPRGASVPESPARGWQLAEAAPPRPPGARILATSRRPSPHLLSSSRGSWPLARRLRGPDPPRLGGSGQAPATEPQRPARSAPLCEAADVRPFSLALCGRRGDGATARPAGGGRSRPGFCFPAGGRGSRARSVTTTRVSVVLSREPAREEEPASARARSWTRPSPRPRFAGPPGAACAPAPAEAPWPLTARPEPRGLESRLRGRGDRAGGVAIARGVASAGAGRARATPSRVKPSGAQAAGRSTQSRRPPAAPGPSCCVAGLRGPRLCPGSRKTFFLGGPASEGVGGLAAQRSLTAAAEGTRLAPRRLSRPAPPHLLTAPRAARGPRRGRARAGAPGLSCPPRPSCPAQLSLDCRRPARAPLPLPLPPNKGAQKGAAARAAGAGAGAQGAGLGPRGRETKWRLPVLSGPRRAAGVRPPPGSAASCCPSRGPSPRAPDRRAFGARACWWSGSSEDTMTLLSLLGRLMRYFLLRPETFFLLCISLALWSYFFHTDEVKTIVKSSRDGVKMVKGKVAEMVQNERLGGLDVLEAEFSKTWEFKSHNVAGYSIQGRRDHVEDRLEVLTDLANKSHPSIFGIFDGHGGEVQSGRADVFIILSLLIMEVKYVSY, from the exons atgataaaacacaaaattcgGGATAGTGGTACCTGTG gaagactggccgcgCCGGCCACGCTGGGAGGCTCCCTGTCCCTCCGGGGAACGGCAGCGCCCAGGGGAGCCTCCGTGCCGGAGTCCCCTGCTCGCGGGTGGCAGCTCGCAGAGGCAGCCCCTCCTCGCCCTCCGGGGGCGAGAATCTTAGCGACCTCCAGGCGCCCCAGTCCTCACTTGCTGTCCTCCTCCAGAGGGTCTTGGCCCCTCGCGAGGAGGCTGCGAGGCCCCGATCCTCCTCGCCTCGGGGGATCCGGGCAGGCCCCCGCCACCGAACCCCAGCGGCCGGCCCGCTCCGCCCCGCTTTGCGAGGCGGCAGACGTGCGTCCCTTCTCGCTTGCCTTATGCGGGCGACGCGGGGACGGCGCTACCGCGCGGCCTGCCGGAGGGGGGCGCTCACGCCCGGGCTTCTGCTTTCCAGCCGGCGGCCGCGGCTCCCGGGCAAGGAGCGTGACGACGACCAGGGTCAGTGTCGTGTTGTCCCGGGAGCCCGCGCGGGAGGAGGAACCAGCGTCCGCTCGAGCTCGGTCGTGGACGCGCCCCTCGCCTCGCCCTCGCTTCGCTGGGCCGCCCGGGGCTGCGTGTGCGCCAGCCCCCGCCGAGGCTCCCTGGCCTCTGACAGCTCGCCCGGAGCCCCGGGGCCTCGAGTCCCGGCTCCGGGGGCGGGGCGATCGCGCGGGGGGCGTGGCGATCGCGCGGGGCGTGGcgagcgcgggggcggggcgagcgcgGGCGACGCCGAGCCGAGTCAAGCCGAGCGGAGCGCAAGCTGCCGGGAGAAGCACGCAGAGCCGCCGGCCGCCTGCGGCTCCGGGTCCATCGTGCTGCGTCGCCGGGCTCCGCGGACCCCGCCTCTGCCCAGGCTCCCGCAAAACTTTTTTTCTCGGGGGACCGGCGTCTGAAGGGGTCGGCGGGCTCGCGGCTCAGCGCTCCCTTACAGCGGCGGCCGAGGGGACTCGCCTCGCTCCCCGCCGGCTCTCGCGACCCGCGCCGCCTCACCTGCTGACCGCTCCGCGAGCGGCGAGGGGCCCGCGGAGGGGCCGCGCGCGCGCCGGCGCCCCTGGACTCTCCTGCCCGCCGCGGCCGAGCTGCCCGGCGCAACTTTCGCTTGACTGCCGCCGCCCAGCCCGGGCGCCGCTGCCGCTGCCACTGCCGCCTAACAAAGGGGCGCAGAAAGGGGCGGCGGCGCGTgcggcgggcgcgggcgccgGTGCGCAAGGCGCGGGCCTCGGGCCGCGAGGCCGGGAGACAAAATGGAGGCTGCCTGTGCTCTCCGGGCCGCGCCGAGCCGCCGGCGTCCGCCCCCCGCCCGGCTCCgcagcctcctgctgcccctcccgcGGGCCGTCCCCCCGCGCTCCGGACCGGCGAGCCTTCGGGGCGCGCGCGTGCTGGTGGTCGGGCTCTAGCGAGGATACAATGACTTTGTTGTCTCTGCTGGGTCGCCTCATGCGCTACTTCTTGCTGAGACCCGAGACGTTCTTCCTGCTGTGCATCAGCTTGGCGCTGTGGAGTTACTTCTTCCACACGGACGAGGTGAAGACCATCGTCAAGTCCAGCCGGGACGGCGTGAAGATGGTCAAGGGCAAGGTGGCCGAGATGGTGCAGAACGAGCGGCTCGGGGGCCTCGACGTGCTGGAGGCGGAGTTCTCCAAGACCTGGGAGTTCAAGAGCCACAACGTGGCGGGGTATTCCATCCAGGGCCGGAGAGACCACGTGGAGGACCGCCTCGAAGTTCTCACGGACCTGGCCAACAAGTCGCACCCGTCCATCTTCGGGATCTTCGACGGACACGGGGGCGAG